One region of Acidobacteriota bacterium genomic DNA includes:
- a CDS encoding M56 family metallopeptidase, translating into MPDFTLPWQETAAAWLVTYLLHSTLLLGSVWLLTRLRLLTSNELRETLWKAALTGGMLTATVQAWSGYQPLSGSFDLLAALNSDLSARLDHVKLDAEDGSGSGLPSFSRLPKSAPGAVGESSGQSAPSLKWHSTGAPLVFHLRTPGPSAQGTIRLPSQESPQVESWSYRRESRLHAFGPLTVTPQDSASTGNFTFKLRPLSNPWVRGALWIWLVIGSMLALRVLITKARLGRLLAARTPIHQGPLRGMLDDLCRRADASYVLLTRSDFIASPLAVGREICIPARAERELCPRQQQGMLAHELAHIVRRDSFWLFFSALIQAFFFIQPLNRLARRRLCRESEYLCDDWAVRQVGEGRSLARCLAEVAAWIEASPAPALAPGMAGRESAIVSRVRRLVGETPPPRRTGLWSRLAAGFLLLLLVAGLAPAVSASSPVNVLFQGFSDKNPRMRHFFIKMDREKDGKAHIKIGPQDSSNQVSPKAKKRYFL; encoded by the coding sequence TGCTGACCCGCTTGCGGCTGCTGACAAGCAACGAATTGCGCGAAACGCTCTGGAAGGCGGCTCTCACAGGCGGGATGCTGACGGCCACCGTGCAGGCCTGGTCGGGCTATCAGCCCCTGAGCGGGTCCTTCGATCTATTGGCGGCTCTGAACAGCGACCTCAGTGCCAGGCTCGATCACGTCAAGCTGGATGCCGAGGACGGCTCCGGGAGCGGTTTGCCTTCCTTCTCCCGGCTTCCCAAGTCGGCCCCCGGCGCGGTGGGCGAGAGCTCGGGCCAATCCGCCCCCTCCTTGAAATGGCACTCCACGGGAGCGCCGCTGGTTTTCCACTTGCGCACCCCCGGGCCGTCCGCCCAAGGGACCATCAGGCTTCCCAGCCAGGAGAGCCCGCAGGTCGAGTCCTGGTCTTACCGAAGGGAATCCCGCTTGCACGCTTTCGGACCTCTCACCGTCACGCCGCAGGACTCGGCGTCAACCGGGAACTTCACCTTCAAGCTGCGCCCGCTCTCCAATCCCTGGGTGCGGGGCGCACTCTGGATCTGGCTCGTGATCGGCTCTATGCTGGCCCTGCGCGTGCTCATCACCAAGGCGCGGCTGGGCCGTCTTTTGGCGGCACGCACCCCCATCCACCAGGGTCCGCTGCGGGGCATGCTCGATGATCTGTGCCGGCGGGCGGACGCCTCCTACGTCTTGTTGACCCGCAGCGATTTCATCGCCTCGCCGCTGGCCGTGGGCCGGGAAATCTGCATTCCCGCCCGTGCCGAGCGCGAATTGTGTCCGCGTCAACAGCAAGGCATGCTGGCACACGAACTGGCTCACATCGTGCGCCGCGACTCCTTCTGGCTCTTCTTCTCAGCCCTCATTCAGGCCTTCTTCTTCATCCAGCCGCTCAACCGGCTGGCCCGCCGTCGCCTCTGCCGCGAGTCGGAGTACTTGTGCGACGACTGGGCCGTTCGCCAAGTCGGGGAAGGACGATCGTTGGCCCGCTGCCTGGCCGAGGTGGCGGCCTGGATAGAAGCGTCTCCCGCCCCGGCGCTTGCTCCCGGAATGGCCGGCCGCGAGTCAGCCATCGTCAGCCGGGTGCGCCGTCTGGTGGGAGAGACTCCGCCTCCCCGCAGAACCGGCCTGTGGAGCCGTCTGGCCGCGGGATTCCTCTTGCTGCTGTTGGTGGCGGGCCTGGCGCCGGCGGTCAGCGCCTCTTCGCCCGTTAACGTGCTCTTCCAGGGCTTCAGCGACAAGAACCCTCGCATGCGCCACTTCTTCATCAAGATGGACCGGGAAAAGGACGGAAAAGCGCATATCAAGATCGGCCCCCAGGATTCTTCGAATCAGGTCTCACCCAAGGCCAAAAAGCGCTATTTTCTTTGA